One Brassica napus cultivar Da-Ae chromosome C2, Da-Ae, whole genome shotgun sequence DNA window includes the following coding sequences:
- the LOC125581855 gene encoding secreted RxLR effector protein 161-like: protein MFEDFKMEMTKEFEMTDIGLMSYYLGIEVKQEENEIFITQEGYAKEVLKKFKMDDSNPVCTPMECGVKLSKEEEGESVDPTLFKSLVGSLRYLTCTRPDILHAVGVVSRYMEHPTTTHFKAAKRILRYIKGTINFGLYYSISDDYKLVGYSDSDWGGDVDDRKSTSGFVFFIGETAFTWMSKKQPIVTLSTCEAEYVAATSCVCHAIWL, encoded by the coding sequence atgtttgaagatttcaagatggagatgacaaaggaGTTCGAGATGACCGACATTGGATTGATGTCATACTACCTTGGCATTGAagtaaagcaagaagaaaatgaaatcttcattactcaagaaggctatgctaaagaggtgcttaagaagttcaagatggatgactcaaatccagtttgcacgccaatggaatgtggagtcaagttatcaaaagaagaagaaggagagagtgtGGATCCAACACTCTTTAAGAGTCTAGTTGGAAGCTTACGCTATCTAACGTGCACAAGGCCCGACATCCTACACGCAGTTGGAGTTGTGAGTCGATACATGGAGCATCCAACAACAACTCATTTCAAAGCAGCGAAGAGGATCCTACGCTATATCAAAGGTACAATCAACTTTGGCTTGTACTACTCTATTTCTGACGATTACAAGCTTGTTGGATATAGCGATAGCGATTGGGGTGGAGatgtagatgaccggaaaagcACAAGTGGCTTCGTGTTTTTCATTGGAGAAACCGCTTTCACATGGATGTCAAAGAAGCAACCAATTGTCACTCTTTCTACTTGTGAAGCGGAGTATGTGGCAGCTACTTCATGTGTTTGCCATGCTATTTGGTTATGA